Proteins encoded together in one Ignavibacteriales bacterium window:
- a CDS encoding response regulator, with product MEDIRTASLDANQKSQIEEWLREADKNIRTGRYLAADELLQKVFAIHPQNTTARAFQDRIQFLVKQLSQRVGLEDDMYKEIKKYRDLITKRGTIQLNNLLSSAQNFLKEGNIRKANEQISKALSLDSQNSFAKALQQQLIDLQNRPGVSAADVGKELKFCAILKESWKDGIPNDAQEALIAKMQQEFSVTPGKRLQFERETKNLLYKESLESIWATGGLSAFTTEAVDALRKKYEVSRVDHAVIESNLLKEFRKNRIRGTILVVDEDDQTLLNITSALRTNHFAVIGANNIGEALSCLKIATPNVIISESHFQSGEAGFELYNFIRGNSFLKGIPFIFITGSLDRTTLLIGKRLGVDEFVPKPIDYELLVAIITGKIHRRTN from the coding sequence ATGGAAGATATCCGTACTGCCTCGTTAGATGCAAATCAGAAATCACAAATTGAAGAATGGCTTCGGGAAGCCGATAAAAATATACGCACAGGTAGATATCTTGCCGCCGACGAATTACTTCAAAAGGTATTCGCCATCCATCCTCAAAATACAACCGCACGTGCATTTCAGGATAGGATACAGTTTCTGGTTAAACAATTATCTCAGCGTGTCGGGCTTGAAGATGATATGTACAAAGAGATAAAAAAATACAGAGACCTAATCACTAAACGAGGAACCATACAGCTCAATAATCTTCTATCGTCGGCGCAAAATTTCCTTAAAGAAGGAAACATAAGAAAGGCAAACGAACAGATTAGTAAAGCACTTTCACTCGATAGCCAAAACTCGTTTGCCAAAGCTCTTCAGCAACAACTTATTGATCTTCAAAACAGACCTGGCGTTTCCGCAGCCGATGTCGGAAAGGAACTTAAATTTTGCGCTATCTTAAAGGAATCTTGGAAAGATGGTATCCCCAACGATGCGCAGGAAGCATTAATCGCCAAAATGCAGCAGGAATTCAGTGTTACTCCTGGCAAGCGTTTGCAGTTTGAAAGAGAAACAAAAAATTTATTATACAAAGAATCGCTGGAGAGTATCTGGGCTACAGGGGGATTATCTGCGTTCACGACCGAGGCAGTTGACGCTTTAAGAAAAAAATACGAAGTCTCCCGCGTCGATCACGCTGTTATTGAGAGCAATCTCCTCAAAGAATTTAGAAAAAACAGAATTCGCGGAACTATTCTTGTTGTGGATGAGGATGATCAAACTCTCCTTAATATTACGAGTGCATTGCGAACTAATCATTTCGCGGTTATCGGTGCAAACAATATCGGGGAAGCTCTTTCCTGCCTGAAGATTGCGACACCGAATGTGATTATATCCGAATCGCATTTTCAATCGGGCGAAGCGGGATTCGAATTATACAACTTTATTCGCGGTAACTCTTTTTTAAAAGGAATACCATTCATATTCATCACCGGTTCGCTGGATCGAACAACATTATTGATAGGAAAACGACTTGGTGTTGATGAATTTGTACCTAAACCGATAGATTATGAGTTGCTCGTCGCGATCATTACCGGGAAAATTCATCGAAGAACAAATTGA